A genome region from Manis javanica isolate MJ-LG chromosome 3, MJ_LKY, whole genome shotgun sequence includes the following:
- the DNAJB8 gene encoding dnaJ homolog subfamily B member 8, which produces MANYYQVLGVRSSASLEDIKKAYRKLALRWHPDKNPSNREEAEKKFKQVSEAYEVLSDAKKRSLYDCKGDGWRAGGGASTPYSSPFDSGYTFRNPEDIFREFFGGLDPISFDFWDTPFNSGCTGRGHGLRGAFSANFGEFPAFTEAFSSFNTLGHRGRGTGHTTFSSTSFGASGSGSSAFKLVMSSTAMVNGHKVTTKRMVENGQERVEVEEDGQLRSVTINGKEQLRWVEGK; this is translated from the coding sequence ATGGCTAACTATTACCAAGTGCTGGGCGTCCGGTCCAGCGCCTCCCTGGAGGACATCAAGAAGGCCTACCGCAAGCTGGCCTTGCGCTGGCACCCCGACAAGAACCCCAGCAACAGGGAGGAGGCCGAGAAGAAGTTCAAGCAGGTATCCGAGGCCTACGAGGTCCTGTCTGATGCCAAGAAGCGCTCTCTGTATGACTGCAAAGGTGACGGCTggcgggctgggggcggggccagCACCCCCTACAGCAGCCCCTTCGACAGTGGCTATACCTTCCGTAACCCTGAGGACATCTTCCGCGAGTTTTTCGGTGGCCTGGACCCCATCTCCTTTGATTTCTGGGACACCCCGTTCAACAGTGGCTGCACTGGCCGGGGTCACGGCCTGCGGGGGGCCTTCTCGGCCAACTTTGGTGAGTTCCCGGCCTTCACAGAGGCCTTCTCATCCTTCAATACCCTGGGCCACAGAGGCAGGGGCACTGGCCACACCACCTTCTCGTCCACCTCCTTTGGGGCCTCTGGTTCTGGCAGCTCAGCCTTCAAGTTGGTGATGTCGTCCACTGCAATGGTCAACGGACACAAGGTCACCACCAAGCGCATGGTGGAGAATGGGCAGGAGcgtgtggaggtggaggaggacgGGCAGCTCAGGTCGGTGACCATCAATGGCAAGGAGCAGCTCAGATGGGTGGAGGGCAAGTAA
- the GATA2 gene encoding endothelial transcription factor GATA-2 gives MEVAPEQPRWMAHPAVLNAQHPDSHHPGLAHNYMEPAQLLPPDEVDVFFNHLDSQGNPYYANPAHARARVSYSPAHARLTGGQMCRPHLLHSPGLPWLDGGKAALSAAAAHHHNPWTVSPFSKTPLHPSAAGGPGGPLSVYPGAGGGSGGGSGSSVASLTPTAAHSGSHLFGFPPTPPKEVSPDPSTTGAASPASSSAGGSAARGEDKDGVKYQVSLTESMKMESGSPLRPGLAAMGTQPATHHPIPTYPSYVPAAAHDYSSGLFHPGGFLGGPASSFTPKQRSKARSCSEGRECVNCGATATPLWRRDGTGHYLCNACGLYHKMNGQNRPLIKPKRRLSAARRAGTCCANCQTTTTTLWRRNANGDPVCNACGLYYKLHNVNRPLTMKKEGIQTRNRKMSNKSKKNKKGAECFEELSKCMQEKSAPFSAAALAGHMAPVGHLPPFSHSGHILPTPTPIHPSSSLSFGHPHPSSMVTAMG, from the exons ATGGAGGTGGCCCCCGAGCAGCCGCGCTGGATGGCTCACCCCGCCGTGCTGAACGCGCAGCACCCCGACTCGCACCACCCGGGCCTGGCGCACAACTACATGGAGCCCGCGCAGCTGCTGCCTCCCGACGAGGTGGACGTCTTCTTCAACCACCTTGACTCGCAGGGCAACCCTTACTACGCCAACCCGGCCCACGCGCGGGCGCGCGTCTCCTACAGCCCCGCGCACG CCCGCTTGACCGGAGGCCAGATGTGCCGCCCACACTTGTTGCACAGTCCTGGGTTGCCCTGGCTGGATGGGGGTAAAGCGGCCCTCTCTGCAGCTGCAGCGCATCACCACAACCCCTGGACCGTGAGCCCCTTCTCCAAGACGCCACTGCACCCCTCAGCTGCTGGAGGCCCTGGAGGGCCCCTCTCTGTGTACCCAGGGGCCGGGGGTGGGAGCGGGGGAGGCAGTGGGAGCTCTGTGGCCTCTCTCACCCCCACCGCAGCCCACTCTGGCTCCCACCTCTTTGGCTTCCCACCCACACCACCCAAGGAAGTGTCTCCGGACCCTAGCACCACTGGGgctgcctccccagcctcctcctctgcagGGGGTAGTGCAGCCCGAGGTGAAGACAAGGATGGCGTCAAGTACCAGGTGTCACTGACAGAAAGCATGAAGATGGAAAGTGGCAGCCCCCTGCGCCCAGGCCTGGCTGCCATGGGCACACAGCCGGCCACAcaccaccccatccccacctATCCCTCCTATGTGCCGGCCGCTGCCCATGACTACAGCAGCGGACTCTTCCACCCTGGAGGCTTCCTGGGCGGCCCTGCCTCCAGCTTCACCCCTAAGCAGCGCAGCAAGGCCCGCTCCTGCTCAG AAGGCCGGGAGTGTGTCAACTGCGGGGCCACAGCCACCCCTCTCTGGAGACGCGACGGCACTGGCCATTACCTGTGCAATGCCTGCGGGCTCTACCACAAGATGAACGGGCAGAACCGGCCGCTCATCAAGCCCAAGCGGAGACTG tcGGCCGCCAGGAGAGCAGGCACCTGCTGTGCGAATTGTCAGACGACAACCACCACCTTATGGCGCCGAAACGCCAACGGGGACCCTGTCTGCAATGCCTGTGGCCTCTACTACAAGCTGCACAAT GTGAATAGGCCACTGACCATGAAGAAGGAGGGGATCCAGACTCGGAACAGGAAGATGTCCAACAAGTCCAAGAAGAACAAGAAAGGGGCCGAGTGCTTTGAGGAGCTGTCCAAGTGCATGCAGGAGAAGTCGGCCCCCTTCAGCGCTGCTGCCCTGGCTGGACACATGGCGCCCGTGGGCCACCTCCCACCCTTCAGCCACTCGGGACACATCTTGCCCACACCGACGCCCATCCacccctcctccagcctctccttCGGCCACCCCCACCCGTCCAGCATGGTAACCGCCATGGGCTAG